The following coding sequences are from one Cervus canadensis isolate Bull #8, Minnesota chromosome 4, ASM1932006v1, whole genome shotgun sequence window:
- the GRM6 gene encoding metabotropic glutamate receptor 6 encodes MAGVPALLPLLLALAQAGVVGAAGSVRLAGGLTLGGLFPVHARGAAGRACGQLKKEQGVHRLEAMLYALDRVNADPELLPGVRLGARLLDTCSRDTYALEQALSFVQALIRGRDGEEAAVRCPGGVPPLRTAPPERVVAVVGASASSVSIMVANVLRLFAIPQISYASTAPELSDSTRYDFFSRVVPPDSYQAQAMVDIVRALGWNYVSTLASEGNYGESGVEAFVQISREAGGVCIAQSIKIPREPKPGEFNKVIKRLMETPNARGIIIFANEDDIRRVLEAARQANLTGHFLWVGSDSWGAKISPVLNLEDVAVGAITILPKRASIDGFDQYFMTRSLENNRRNIWFAEFWEENFNCKLTSSGTQSDDSTRKCTGEERIGRDSAYEQEGKVQFVIDAVYAIAHALHSMHQALCPGHTGLCPAMEPTDGRTLLQYIRAVRFNGSAGTPVMFNENGDAPGRYDIFQYQATNGSAGSGSYQAVGQWAETLRLDVEALQWSGDAREVPESQCSLPCGPGERKKMVKGVPCCWHCEACDGYRFQVDEFTCEACPGHMRPTRNHTGCRPTPVVRLSWSSPWAAPPLLLAVLGIMATTTVVATFMRHNNTPIVRASGRELSYVLLTGIFLIYAITFLMVAEPGAAVCATRRLFLGLGTSLSYSALLTKTNRIYRIFEQGKRSVTPPPFISPTSQLVITFSLTSVQVVGVLAWLGAQPPHSVIDYEEQRTVDPEQARGVLKCDMSDLSLIGCLGYSLLLMVTCTVYAIKARGVPETFNEAKPIGFTMYTTCIIWLAFVPIFFGTAQSAEKIYIQTTTLTVSLSLSASVSLGMLYVPKTYVILFHPEQNVQKRKRSLKTTSTVAAPPKGEDTEAPSSK; translated from the exons ATGGCCGGGGTCCCGgcgctgctgccgctgctgctggcGCTGGCGCAGGCGGGAGTGGTGGGCGCCGCGGGCTCGGTGCGCCTGGCGGGCGGCCTCACGCTGGGCGGACTGTTCCCGGTGCACGCTCGCGGCGCGGCGGGCAGGGCGTGCGGGCAGCTGAAGAAGGAGCAGGGCGTGCACCGGCTCGAGGCCATGCTGTACGCCCTGGACCGCGTGAACGCCGACCCCGAGCTGCTGCCCGGGGTGCGCCTGGGCGCCCGGCTGCTCGACACCTGCTCGCGGGACACGTACGCGCTGGAGCAGGCGCTGAGCTTCGTGCAGGCGCTGATCCGCGGCCGCGACGGCGAAGAGGCTGCCGTGCGCTGCCCCGGCGGGGTCCCCCCGCTGCGCACCGCGCCCCCGGAGCGTGTGGTGGCTGTCGTGGGCGCCTCGGCCAGCTCTGTCTCCATAATGGTCGCCAACGTGCTGCGCCTGTTCGCG ATCCCCCAGATCAGCTACGCGTCCACGGCCCCGGAGCTCAGCGACTCCACACGCTATGACTTCTTCTCCCGCGTGGTGCCCCCTGACTCCTACCAGGCCCAGGCCATGGTGGACATAGTGCGGGCACTGGGATGGAACTACGTGTCCACGCTGGCCTCTGAGGGCAACTATGGCGAGAGTGGGGTTGAGGCTTTTGTGCAGATCTCTCGAGAGGCTG GGGGGGTCTGTATTGCCCAGTCCATCAAGATTCCCAGGGAACCAAAACCAGGAGAATTCAATAAAGTGATCAAGAGGCTCATGGAGACACCGAACGCCCGGGGCATCATCATCTTCGCCAACGAGGATGACATCAG GAGGGTTCTGGAGGCTGCACGCCAGGCCAACCTGACTGGCCACTTCTTGTGGGTTGGCTCAGACAGCTGGGGAGCCAAGATCTCACCCGTCCTGAACCTGGAGGATGTGGCCGTGGGAGCTATCACCATCCTGCCCAAAAGGGCCTCCATTGATG gatTTGACCAGTACTTCATGACTCGATCCCTGGAGAACAACCGCCGAAACATCTGGTTTGCTGAGTTCTGGGAAGAGAATTTTAACTGCAAACTGACTAGCTCAGGTACCCAGTCTGACGATTCCACCCGCAAATGCACAG GTGAGGAACGCATCGGCCGGGACTCTGCCTACGAGCAGGAAGGGAAGGTGCAGTTTGTGATTGATGCTGTGTACGCCATTGCCCACGCCCTCCACAGCATGCACCAGGCTCTCTGCCCCGGGCACACAGGCCTGTGCCCAGCAATGGAGCCCACTGATGGTCGGACACTGCTGCAGTATATTCGAGCCGTGCGCTTCAATG GCAGCGCAGGAACCCCTGTGATGTTCAATGAGAATGGGGACGCACCTGGGCGATATGACATCTTCCAGTACCAGGCGACCAATGGCAGTGCAGGCAGTGGCAGCTACCAGGCGGTGGGCCAGTGGGCGGAGACCCTCAGGCTGGAT GTGGAAGCCCTGCAGTGGTCAGGAGACGCCCGAGAGGTGCCCGAGTCTCAGTGCAGCCTCCCCTGTGGGCCGGGGGAGCGGAAAAAGATGGTGAAGGGCGTCCCCTGCTGTTGGCACTGCGAGGCCTGCGACGGATACCGCTTCCAGGTGGACGAGTTCACTTGCGAGGCCTGCCCGGGGCACATGAGGCCCACGCGCAACCACACGGGCTGCCGCCCCACGCCGGTGGTCCGCCTCTCCTGGTCCTCGCCCTGGGCGGCCCCGCCCCTCCTCTTGGCCGTGCTGGGCATCATGGCCACCACCACGGTGGTGGCCACCTTCATGCGGCACAACAACACCCCCATCGTCCGCGCCTCTGGCCGTGAGCTCAGCTACGTCCTCCTTACCGGCATCTTCCTCATCTATGCCATCACCTTCCTCATGGTGGCTGAGCCCGGAGCGGCGGTCTGCGCCACCCGCAGACTCTTCCTCGGCCTCGGCACCTCCCTCAGCTACTCGGCCCTGCTCACCAAGACCAACCGCATCTACCGCATCTTCGAGCAAGGGAAGCGCTCGGTCACGCCTCCGCCCTTCATCAGCCCCACTTCGCAGCTCGTCATCACCTTCAGCCTCACTTCCGTGCAG GTGGTCGGAGTGTTGGCCTGGCTGGGGGCCCAGCCCCCGCACAGTGTGATCGACTATGAAGAGCAGCGGACGGTGGACCCAGAACAGGCCAGAGGCGTGCTCAAGTGCGACATGTCGGATCTGTCCCTCATCGGTTGCCTGGGCTACAGCCTCTTGCTCATGGTCACGTGCACGGTGTATGCCATCAAGGCCCGTGGCGTGCCCGAGACCTTCAATGAGGCCAAGCCCATTGGCTTCACCATGTACACCACCTGTATCATCTGGCTGGCTTTTGTGCCAATCTTCTTTGGCACTGCCCAATCAGCTGAAAAG ATCTACATCCAAACCACGACACTGACTGTGTCCTTAAGCCTGAGCGCATCAGTGTCCCTCGGCATGCTCTATGTACCCAAGACCTACGTCATCCTGTTCCACCCAGAGCAGAACGTGCAGAAGCGGAAGCGGAGCCTCAAGACAACCTCCACAGTGGCAGCCCCCCCCAAGGGTGAGGACACAGAGGCCCCAAGTAGCAAGTAG